In the Cellulomonas sp. C5510 genome, GCAAGCACCGCACCACGATCGGCTCGTACGCCCGTACCGGCTCGGACAACATGTTCGTCGCGCCGGTCACGGTCGGCGACGGCGCGTACACCGGTGCGGGCTCGGTCATCCGGCACGACGTCCCCCCGGGCGCGCTGGCCGTGAGCGCCGGCGCCCAGCGGAACATCGAGGGCTGGGTCGCCCGGTCCCGCGCCGGGACCCCGGCCGCCGAGGCCGCCGCCCGCGCGCGAGGCGACGACGACCAGCTCTCGCCCCAGGCGCGCGCCGAGCGTGAGCGCGCCGGACGCGCCGCCGGCTCGGGCGTCTACTCGACGCCGCCCCCGCACCTGCCGGACCACCCGGCCCCGCTGCCCGACGCCCAGCCCAGCACGGAGGACACCGCACGATGACCGGGATCGTCTCGCAGGACGGTGAGAAGCGGCTCGTCCTGGTCTCGGGTCGTGCGCACCCTGATCTGGCCGCTGCCGTGGCGCAGAGCCTCGACATCGACCTGCTGCCCACGACGGCGTACGACTTCGCGAACGGCGAGATCTACGTGCGGTTCGCCGAGTCGGTGCGCGGCGCGGACGTGTTCGTGCTGCAGAGCCACGCGGCGCCCATCAACCAGTGGCTGATGGAGCAGTTCCTCATGGTCGACGCGCTCAAGCGCGCCTCGGCCAAGACGATCACCGTGATCGCGCCGTTCTACGGCTACGCCCGGCAGGACAAGAAGCACCGCGGCCGCGAGCCGATCTCGGCCCGCCTGGTGTCGGACCTGTTCAAGACCGCGGGCGCCGACCGGCTGATGAGCGTCGACCTGCACGCCGCGCAGATCCAGGGCTTCTTCGACGGGCCCGTCGACCACCTGTGGGCGATGCCGATCCTCACCGAGTACGTGCGGACCCGCGTCGACGTGCAGAACGTCACCGTCGTGTCCCCGGACGCCGGCCGCATCCGCGTCGCGGAGCTGTGGGCCCAGAAGCTCGGTGGCGGTCCGCTGGCGTTCGTCCACAAGTCCCGCGACATCCGGCAGCCCAACAAGACGGTCGCGAACCGCGTCGTCGGCGACGTCGAGGGTCGGACCTGCGTGCTGGTCGACGACCTCATCGACACCGCCGGCACGATCACCGGGGCGGTGCGCGTGCTCAAGGAGGCGGGCGCGAAGGACGTCATCGTCGCCGCGACGCACGGCGTGCTGTCCGACCCCGCGACCGACCGCCTGCAGCAGTGCGGCGCCCGCGAGGTCATCGTCACGGACACCCTGCCGATCCCGGACGAGCACCGGTTCGAGAACCTGACCGTCCTCTCGATCGCCCCGCTGATCGCCCGCGCGATCCGTGAGGTGTTCGACGACGGCTCGGTCACGAGCCTCTTCGACGGCCAGTCCTGACCCCGAGCGCGGTCCCGCGCACCCTCCGCGCGCGCCCCGCCACGCCGAGACTCCAGGACACGCCGACCCGGGCGGCGTGCCCCGGGCGTGTCCTGGACTCTCGACGCGGGCTGCGCGCGGACGCAGGGCCTGACCGTGCGTGCCCGCGCGTCCCGCCGCTCGCGCGCGTTCTTGCGGTGAGAGTCCAGGACACGCCGGCCGGGAGTCGCGATCCCGGGCGTGTCCTGGACTCTCGGCGCGGCGCGGCGCGTGGGGATGAGCGGGTGCGGGTGGGGGTGCGCGGATGAGCGGGTGCGCGGGTGCGGGTGGATGGGCGCGGGTACGGGCCGGCACGGGGGAGGGGTGCGGGAGCCGTGGGAGCGGATTCGTCCCGCGGGGTGGGACGCGGGTAGTATCGGGGGGTTGCCTCGGCGAGGGACGTCGGACGGTCGCTCCACGACCCGTCGACGGTCCGGCGGACGGCGCGTCCCGCACCCCAGGGTGCCGCGGACACGGCCGCGCGGACCGCGTCGGATCGAGACCACCGATCTCCGTGATCGACTGGGTGGTCCGCCTCCGCGTGCCCGTCCAGCGTCCCGCGTCGAGGCCACCACACCGTCTCGCCCGTCATCCTCTGCTTCTTGGGAGTCACCGTGTCCGAGGTCAAGCTCGCCGCCACCACCCGCACCGAGTTCGGCAAGGGCGCCGCGCGCCGCCTGCGCCGCGCCCACCAGATCCCCGCCGTCCTGTACGGGCACGGCACCGAGCCGGTGCACGTGGCGCTCCCGGGCCACGAGACGATGCTGGCCGTCAAGCAGGCGAACGCCCTGTTCGAGATCGAGCTCGAGGGCAAGGCGACCCTGGCGATCGCCAAGGATGTGCAGCGCGACCCGGTCAAGAACGTCATCGAGCACGTCGACCTGCTGATCGTCCGCCGCGGCGAGAAGGTCACGGTCGAGGTCCCGGTCACCGTCGTGGGCGAGTCCGCCCCGGGCACGATCCACATCGTCGAGACCCAGACGCTGACCCTCCAGGCCGAGGCCACGCACCTGCCCGAGCACGTCGAGGTCTCGATCGAGGGCCTGCAGGCCGGCACCGCGCTGACCGCCGGCGAGCTCGCCCTGCCGACGGGCGCCCTGCTCGAGGGTGACGCCGAGCAGGTCATCGTGACCGTCACGGTCCCGACCGTGTCCGCCGAGGACCGTGCCGCGGACCAGGCCGCCGAGGCCGCCGCGGAGTGATCCGCCCGGCGCGCCCCCTCCAGGGGGCAGCGCCGACCGCGCTGGGGACGCCCGGTACCGTGCCACGGTGCCGGGCGTCCGGCATGCGGGGCGCCGAGCGGTGCCCCCGACGACGAGAGGGAGTGGCGCCGCGATGAGCGAGGGGCGCTGGCTGGTGGTCGGCCTGGGGAACCCGGGGCCGCAGTACGCCGGCAACCGGCACAACGTCGGGCAGATGGTGCTCGACGAGCTGGCGCGGCGCTCGGGGGCGTCGTTCGGGTCGAAGGGCGGCGTGCTGTCCCGGCGCCCGCAGGCCGCCACCGCGGAGGTGCGCATCGGCACGCTGCCCGGCGGTGCGCCCGGTCCGAGGGCCGTCCTCGCCAAGCCGACCACCTTCATGAACACGTCCGGCGGGCCGGTCGCGGCGCTCGCGCGGTACTACGACGTGCCGGCGGAGCGGGTGGTGCTGGTGCACGACGAGCTCGACATCCCGTTCGGCGAGATCAAGCTGAAGCTGGGCGGGGGCGAGGGCGGGCACAACGGTCTGCGGGACACGTCCAAGGCGCTCGGCACCAAGGACTACCTGCGGGTGCGGGTGGGCATCGGCCGGCCGCCGGGGCGGATGGACGCGGCGGACTTCGTGCTGCGCGACTTCGCGAAGCCGGAGCAGAAGGAGCTGCCGTTCCTGCTCGACGACGCGGCGGACGCCGTCGAGCTGCTGGTGACGGAGGGCCTGGAGCGCGCGCAGCTCCGCTTCCACACCCGCACCCGCTGACCGGGTCGCGCGCAGCAGCCCGCTCGAGGTCGTCACCTCGGCCCGAGGTCGTCACGCCGACGTGACGACCTCGGCCCGGAGCGACGACCTCGCGGTGTGTCCGGGGCGGGTGGCGGGCGCGTGGCGGGTGTTGTCGCAGGCCCGGGGCGTGCGGTGCGGCATCCGGGTGACACCGGGGTGGGAGCGCGTCCAGCGCGGGTGTCGTCGCAGGTCAGCGCCCCGCCGATCGCCCATACGGGTGCGAAAGGGGTGAAAACGGACAGATCGGGCGGACTGGGGCAAACCCGCTGATATAGCCTCAAGTCACACCAACGCCGCCCGGGGGGACCCAGACATGAGCCTGCTCGACGATCACGACGTGTCGCGCTCCGCCGAGCGCGCCGTCGCGGCGACGGAGGCCGGACCCTCGACCGAGCACGA is a window encoding:
- a CDS encoding ribose-phosphate diphosphokinase; the encoded protein is MTGIVSQDGEKRLVLVSGRAHPDLAAAVAQSLDIDLLPTTAYDFANGEIYVRFAESVRGADVFVLQSHAAPINQWLMEQFLMVDALKRASAKTITVIAPFYGYARQDKKHRGREPISARLVSDLFKTAGADRLMSVDLHAAQIQGFFDGPVDHLWAMPILTEYVRTRVDVQNVTVVSPDAGRIRVAELWAQKLGGGPLAFVHKSRDIRQPNKTVANRVVGDVEGRTCVLVDDLIDTAGTITGAVRVLKEAGAKDVIVAATHGVLSDPATDRLQQCGAREVIVTDTLPIPDEHRFENLTVLSIAPLIARAIREVFDDGSVTSLFDGQS
- a CDS encoding 50S ribosomal protein L25/general stress protein Ctc — its product is MSEVKLAATTRTEFGKGAARRLRRAHQIPAVLYGHGTEPVHVALPGHETMLAVKQANALFEIELEGKATLAIAKDVQRDPVKNVIEHVDLLIVRRGEKVTVEVPVTVVGESAPGTIHIVETQTLTLQAEATHLPEHVEVSIEGLQAGTALTAGELALPTGALLEGDAEQVIVTVTVPTVSAEDRAADQAAEAAAE
- the pth gene encoding aminoacyl-tRNA hydrolase, whose amino-acid sequence is MSEGRWLVVGLGNPGPQYAGNRHNVGQMVLDELARRSGASFGSKGGVLSRRPQAATAEVRIGTLPGGAPGPRAVLAKPTTFMNTSGGPVAALARYYDVPAERVVLVHDELDIPFGEIKLKLGGGEGGHNGLRDTSKALGTKDYLRVRVGIGRPPGRMDAADFVLRDFAKPEQKELPFLLDDAADAVELLVTEGLERAQLRFHTRTR